The sequence below is a genomic window from Chloroflexota bacterium.
GAGGGCGTCGAGCACGTTCGCCGGAGCCTCATCGCCGCGTCGTGAATCCCATCCAGGCTCTGCTCGACTCCGGGGCGAGCATGCTGGTGGTGATCCCGATTTTCCTGGCGCTGCTGTCGCTGATCGTGTTCGTGCACGAACTGGGGCACTTCGCCTTCGCGCACCGCTTTGGCGTCGCGGTCCACACCTTCGCCATCGGCCTTCCGCCGCGTCTCTGGTCGCGACTGCGCGGCGACGACGCCATCCCGGCGGAGCCGCTGGCGCAGGACGCCGCGTCGCAAGTCGACGGCGCGGTGCGGCTAGTGGGCGCGTCCGACTCGGACGCCCCCGGGCCGCGCAACCCCATCCTGCTGTACAGCGACATCGAGCCGCCAACGCGCGCGGAGCTGCGCGCCGCGCAGGCGACCGGTGCGGTTGGCGCCATTCTGGCCGTGCCGCCCGAGCTGACCGCGCACCTCGCGGGCGCCGATTCGCTGGCGCTGCCGGTGGTCCGCGTCGACCCCGAAACGGGAACCGCCATCGCCGCGCGGCTGCGCCAGGGTGAGCTCCAGGCCGAGTTGCGCCGGGACCGCCAGGCGGCCTTTGACGCGGCCGGCGCGTCCATTCATCTCGGCGGTACCAGGTTCGCCATCAACGCACTGCCGCTGGGCGGCTATGTGCGCCTGGCGGGCGAGTCCGACGACTTCGACGCGCCGCAGGGGTTCGCGCAACGGAAGCCCTGGCAGCGCGCGCTAATCCTCGTGGCCGGCCCGCTGATGAACTTCCTGCTCGCGCCGCTCCTCTTCATGCTCGGCTCGCTGATCGCCGACGAAGTTGGGGCGCGCATCGTGGACGTCGCCGAGGGCTCGCCGGCGCAGAGCGCCGGTCTGCTGGCCGACGACCGGATCATTTCGGTTGACGGCGCCGCCGTGGCCAGCGTGAGCGACCTGATCCGCGCCTTGGACGGCGCGGCTGGACGACCGGTCACCTTCGAGATTCGACGCAATGCGGGCACCGTCACCGTGCGCGCCGTGCCGCGTGCCCAGCCGCCTCCCGGTGAAGGCCCCCTCGGCATACGCATCGGTCAAGTGCGCGAGTCCGCCCCCATCCACATCGCGGCGGCGCGCGGCATCACGCGCACCATCGAGTCGCTCGCCCTTGTGCCGCTGGCCATTGGGGAATGGATCGCCGGCGGCCCGGTCCAGGTCGCCGGCCCTGTCGGCATCGCCGCGGTCGTCGACCAGGCGGCGAGACTCGGCCTCGAACGGGTGCTCTTCCTGGGCGCCATCCTCTCGGCCCAAATCGGGCTCATCAACCTCTTGCCTTGGCCCGGTCTGGACGGCGGCCGGCTGGTGTTCGTGGGCTTCGAGTGGCTCACCGGCCGGCGGCTCAATCCGCGCCGCGAGGCCGCCTTTCACTTCGTGGGCATCATGCTGCTCATGGCGCTGGCGGTGGTCATCACCGTCAGCGACGTGCAACGCTTGGCGGGGTTCTAGCCCAGCGGATTGCTGGAGTCTGTCCCGATAACCGGCTACGCTCGGAGCGACCCAGGTTCGTGTCCGCATATGTACAGGGCGAGGTGAAGCCACGGTGATTCGACGCCGAGGGTCATTCCCCATCAAGGTCCGCGACGTGGAGATCGGCGGCGGGGCGCCCATCAGCGTCCAGTCGATGACGATCACCGACACGAAGGACGTCGCCGCCACGCTCGCCCAGATCCACCAGCTCGTCGAGGCCGGCTGCGACATCGTGCGCGTGGCCGTGCCCGACAAATACGCCGCCGCGGCGCTCCCCGAAATCCGCGCGGGTACCGATGCGCCCCTTGTCGCCGACATTCATTTTGACCACCGGTTGGCGCTCATGGCCGCCGAAGCCGGCATGGACTGCCTGCGCATCAACCCCGGCAACATCGGTGGACGCGAGAAGGTCGAGGCGGTGGTTCGCGCCTGCAAGGAGCGCGAGATCCCGATTCGGATCGGGGTCAACGCCGGGTCGATTCAGGAGGCGTGGTCGAAGAAGATCGACCGGCGTCCCGAGGGCCAGGAACTCGTCGAGGCCATGGTCGAAGACGCCCTCGAGCACGTCAAGATTCTCGAAGACCTCAACTTCGACCAGATCAAGATCTCGCTCAAGTCGTTCGAGGTCGAGGTGACCATCGAGGCCTACAAGGCCATCGCCCAGCGCACCATGTACCCCTTCCACATCGGAATCACCGAGTCTGGTCCGCCGCGCACCGGCATCATCCGCTCGGCCGTCGGGCTCGGAAGTCTGCTCTACGACGGCTACGGCGACACCATGCGCGTATCGCTGACGACCGACCCCGTGGAGGAAGTCTTCGTCGCCAACGAGATTCTCAAGGTGCTGGGGCTCAAGGAAGCCGGTCCCACGATGGTCTCGTGCCCGTCCTGCGGGCGCTGCGAGATCGACCTCTTCGGCCTCTCCGACTCGGTTGAAGAGGTGATGGGCACGATCAAGGAGCCGCTCAAGGTCGCGGTGATGGGCTGCGTGGTCAACGGCCCCGGTGAGGCGATGGACGCGGATATCGGCATCGCCGGCGGCAAGGGCCGCGGCGTGATCTTCCGCAAGGGCGAAATCCTGCGCACCGTGGACGAGACCGACATGCTGCCCGTGCTCACCGACGAGATCCGCAAGCTGGAGGCCGAGTTCGCCGCGAATGGCGATTCGTCCGACTAAAGTTTCGGTCAATTCCAAGTAGGACTCTGATGACGTCGATGCTTGCCGTCCGCAAGGCCGCGCCCACCCCCGGCGTCGAGCTGGCCGAGTTGCCGCGGCCCCAACCGGCCGCCGATGAGTTCCTCATCAAAGTGCGGCGCAGCGGCATCTGCGGCTCGGACAAGCACCTCTACCTCTGGGACGAGTGGGCGGCGGGCAACTACCCCACGCCGTTCACCCTGGGGCACGAGCTGGTCGGCGAGGTCGCGGAATTGGGAGCCCACGTGCGGGGGTTCGCGCCCGGCGACGTCGTGGCCATCGAGAGCCACATCTTCGACGGCACGTGCCGTCCCTGCCGCACCGGCAACGCCCACGTATGCGAGAACCTGCGCATTCTCGGCATCGACGTGTCCGGTGGCTTCGCCGAATACGCCGCCGTGCCGAGCCGGCTCGCCTGGCGCGTGCCGCCGACGATTCCGCTGGAGCGGGCCGTCCTTTTCGAGCCGCTTGGCAACGCCGTGCACGCCGCCATGCGCTACGACGTTTCCGGCCAGCCGGTCGCGGTCTACGGCTGCGGCCCGATGGGACTCATGGCCATCGCGGTGGCGCACACGGCCGGGGCCTTCCCCATCGTCGCCTCCGACGTCTCGGACTATCGCCGCACGCTGGCGTTGCAGGTCGGCGCGCACCAGACCGTCGACGCGTCAAGGCCGAGCGTCGAGCAAGACATCGTCGACGCCCTAGGGGAGCGCCCCACGGTCAGCTTGGAAATGTCGGGGCACCCCACCGCGCTGCGGCAGGCGCTGCGGGTCTCGGCCAACGCCGGCAAGATCGTGTTCCTGGGTATTCCGCCCAAGCCGATCACCATCGATCTGGCCGAGGAATTTATGTTCAAGGGCCTGGAGGCCTACGGCGTCACCGGACGCTTGATCTGGGATACCTGGTATCGCACGGAGGCCTTCCTGCAAATCCACGGCGACCTGCTCGAGCCGCTGGTCACGCACACGTTTCCGCTGCGCGACTTCGAGGACGCCATGCAACTCGTGCTCTCGGGCGACTGCGGCAAGGTGCTGCTCGACATCGACGGTTAGCCGATCGTCAGCAAGGCCACGCCGCCGGCACTGACCAGCACGCCGACGATGGCGTAGCGTCCGGGCCGCTCGCGCAGGGTCACGCTGCTCAGCAAGAGCACGAAGACGGGTGCCGTGGCCGTGAGCGCGCCGCCGCGCGCCGCCCCGATGGCTTGAATGCCCGAGAGAAACATGTAGCCGCCCACCGTCAGAGCCAGCAGTCCGCTGGCCAGCGCGATCAGGCTGTCACGCCGGCCCAGGCTGACGGGCGCCCAGCGGCCGCTGGACGCCAGCGCGGCCACGTTCAACGCCAGCGCCGCCAGCGGCATCCGCACGGCATTGACGATCTCCGGCGGCAGACCCTCCAAGGCAAGCCTGAGGGCGTTCAAATCGAGCGCGAACAACAGCGACGCGAGCAGCGCGAGCACGGCGCCCACCGACGTGCGCAGACGCCACGGTCCCGGCAACGCCGCGCCGGACCGTGCGGCCGGCTCGATAGCGAGAAGCAGCCCACCGGCCACGATGAGTACCCCACCCACGCCGTCCATCACGGTGAGCGTCTCGCCGAGCAGCGTGACGGCGATCAGGGCGGTGAACAGCGGATAGGTCGAGGCCAGGGCGTAGGCGCGAGAGACCCCAACCCGAGGCACGGCGCGCACGAGGAGCACCTCGCCGCCGCCGATTCCAACCACCACCGCCACCAGGATGGCCAGCAGGTTCACCAGGGGCATGGACACGGCCTCGCCCCAGCGGCCGGCGACCGTGACGATCAGCGCGAAGGCCACCGCCGGCGCGATGGCTCGCACGGCGGTGATGGGCAGCGCGCCATGCCGCGCGGTGAGCGGCCGCAGGGCCACAATGCTCACCGCCCACGAGAGCGCGGCGCCCAGCACCAACAGCTCCGCCACAAACCTCTCCCGGCGGCAGGCCACATCGCAGATTCCGGCGACGCCAAGCGCAGCCTACGCCGCCAGCGGCCCAAAGGCGCGGCGCTCCGAGCGAAGTCCACTTCGCAATCCCTCCATCATCCCCGCGAAGGGAGATCCTTGCGAAGTCCCTCCCGCCGGTGGCGAGTGGAGCGCAGGTCCGATCCCCCTCCCTTGATGGGAGAGGGTTAGAGCCTGCCCCGTACTTGATACGGGGGTGAGGGTGATCCGACGCTTGGGCGTGGGATGTCGGGGCCTATGCAGAGGTCTCCGGGCGCGGGTAGTACCATCGCCCTACAGTTCGGCTTTTGTACGGCCCGAATTGGCGCGTTCGCAGGGGAGGCTGGGGCGTGGCGGCGTGAGCACGACGACGCTGACACCGCTGCGGCGCCAATATCTTGACATAAAACGCCAGCACCCCGAAGCTCTCCTATTCTTTCGCCTCGGCGATTTCTACGAGCTGTTCGACCGCGACGCCGAGGTCGCCGCTGAAGAGCTGCAAATCGTGCTCACCTCGCGCGAGTTCGGGCGCAGCGGCCGCTCACCCATGTGCGGCGTGCCCCACCACGCCGTGGCGGGCTACATCGCCAAACTCGTCGAGGCGGGGCATCGCGTCGCGGTGTGCGACCAGGTAACCGCCGCCGGCAACGGCCTTGTGGACCGCGCGGTCACCCGGGTGATCACGCCGGGCACGGTGGTCGACGAGGACATGTTGCGGCCCCAGACAAACAACTACCTGGCGGCCGTGGTTCCCTCGGAGAGCCAGGTGGGCTTCGCCTACGCCGACGTCACGACCGGGGAGTTCGCCGCCACCGAGCTGCACGCCGGTCAACTCGGTCCCGAGCTCAGCCGGGTCGCGCCGCGCGAGACGCTGGCCTTCGGCGACATCGACCTGTCGGGCGCCGTGACCGGCGCGGACTGGATGGCCGATCCGGGCACGGCCGGGGAGACGCTGCGGCGCCATCTGGCGGTCCACGACCTTGACGGATTGGGACTCGCCGACCGTCCCCAGGCGTCGCGCGCCGCGGGGGCGCTGCTGGCCTACGTCAGCGAAACGGACGCAAACGCGCTGCACGTGCTGACCGGCCTGCACGTCTACGGCGTGTCGACCTACATGGAGCTCGATCCCGCCACCCGCGCGAACCTGGAGCTCGAATCCGGGGGGCGCGCCTCACGCCGCGACCACAGCCTGCTGGGCGTGCTCGACCGAACCCGAACCCCGATGGGAGCCCGGCGATTGCGGCGGCACGTCGCCCGTCCGTCGCTCGAACGCGACGTGATCGAGCGGCGCCTGGACCTCGTCGAGGCGCTTGTCGCAGACGCCGACCGCCGGGCCGAGCTGCGCGACACCCTGAGGTCCGTCGGCGACCTGGAGCGGCTGGCCAATCGCGTGCTGCGGCGCACGGCGAGCGTCAACGACGTCCGCCGCGTCGCCACCGCGCTCGACGGGCTGGCCTCGGTTCGCCACACGCTCGACGGGGCAGGCGGGGCGCTCGAACACCTGCACGACCGCATCGACACCTGCGACGAGGCCCAGGCGCTGATTGCCCGAGCCATCGACGACGGCGAGCGCACCATTCGCGCCGGATACAGCGACGAGCTTGACCGGCTGGTCGCTGGCGCCGGGTCGGCCAAGGCCTGGATCGCCGCGCTGGAAACGCAAGAGCGCGAACGCCTGGGGATCAGGTCGCTCAAAGTCCGCTTCAACCGCGTGTTCGGCTACTACATCGAGCTCGGCCGCGCCTACGCTGACCAGGTGCCAGATCACTACGAGCGCCGCCAGACCCTGGCCAACGCCGAGCGCTACGTCATCCCGGAGCTCAAGGAGCGCGAGGCGGAGGTCCTCAACGCCCAGGAGCAGATCGAAGCCCTCGAAGCCCTTCTGTTCGAGGAGGTGGTGGAGCGCCTCGCGGGATGGGCGCCCGCCATGCTCGAGTCGTCGGCGGCCATCGCCGCTCTCGACGTCGCCGCGTCGCTGGCCGAGGTGGCCGTGCTCCAGGGCTACACGCGACCAACGCTCACCGACGAAGGCCGCATCGAAATCGAGGCCGGTCGCCACCCGGTCGTCGAGGCCAGCCAGACCGAGCCGTTCGTGCCCAACGACACCCGGCTCGATCCCGACGATCGGCAAATCCTGGTGCTCACCGGACCCAACATGGCCGGCAAGTCCACCTATCTGCGCCAGACGGCGCTGATCGTGCTGCTGGCGCAGGTCGGGAGCTTCGTGCCGGCCGCGCGCGCCGAGATCAGCCTGGTGGACCGCATTTTCACGCGCGCCGGCGCACGCGACGACCTCGCGGCGGGCGCCAGCACCTTCATGGTGGAGATGCTGGAGCTGGCCGCCATCCTGGCCCAGGCCACGCCCCGCAGCCTGCTCATTCTGGACGAAATCGGCCGCGGCACGAGCACCTACGACGGAATCTCAGTTGCCCAGGCGGTCGTCGAGCACCTGCACCATCACCCGCGCCTGCGCGCCAAGACGATCTTCGCCACGCACTACCACGAGCTGACCTCGGTGGCCGGCATGCTGCCCCGCGTGCACAACGCCAACGTCGCCGTCGCCGAGCAGGGTGAAAGGGTCGTGTTCCTGCGCCGCATCGTGGACGGTCCGGCGGACCGCAGCTACGGCGTGCAGGTGGCCCAGCTGGCGGGACTGCCGCCGGCCGTGATCCGGCGCGCGCGCGAGATCCTGGTCGAGCTCGAGCGGCTAGCGGCCGGCGCCAAAGGCGTGCCGAACGTCCAACTCACGCTGCTGACGCCCGACGAGCATCCTGTCGTCAAGCGCTTGCGCCATCTGGATCCCGAGCAGCTGAGTCCCCTGGACGCGCTGAGCCTGGTCTACGAGCTGCGCAACGAAGCCGACGCGTGAGCATCCGCCGCCTCCCGCCCGACATCGCCAGCAAGATCGCCGCCGGCGAGGTGATCGAGCGTCCCGCCTCGGTGGTGAAGGAGCTGATCGAGAACGCCATCGACGCCGGTGCCGGTCGGGTGACCGTGGAGGTGCACGAGGGCGGTCTGAGCTTCATTCAAGTCACCGACGACGGTCATGGCATCGCGTCGGACCAGCTGGAGCTTGCCGTGGAACGCCACAGCACCAGCAAGCTGCGCACCGTGGACGACCTGTCGCGCATCCGCACGCTGGGGTTCCGCGGCGAAGCGCTCGCCAGCATCGCCGCCGTCGCCGAGCTAACCATAGCGTCGGTGACCGGCGCGGGGTCTCCCGGGCATCGGGTGACGGCGTGCGATGACGCCATCATCGAGTCGACGCCCCACGGCGGGCCGGTCGGAACGCAAGTCACGGTGCGCGCGCTGTTCCGGTCGATTCCGGCGCGACGCCAGTTTCTAAGGGCCGAGCGCACGGAGCTCGGCCACGTCATGGACGCCGTGACGCACGCCGCCATCGGGCACCCATCAGTCGCGTTTCGCCTGCTCGACGGCGAACGCGAGCGACTGCGCACGCCCGGAACAGGCGATCTGCGGGCCACGCTCGTTGCCATCCACGGCCAATCCGTCGTCAAGGAACTGATCGAGCTGCCGCCCGGCGAGACGCTCGGCATCGACGGATTCGTCTCGCAGCCGCACGTCCAGCGGAGCACGCGCCGTGACATCTCGCTCTTCGTGAACGGCCGCTGGGTCGGCGACCGGCTGCTGGCCGGCGCCATCAGCGACGCCTACCAGGGCCTGCTGCCGAGCCGGCGCTACCCGGTCGTGGTTCTCCGGCTGGAGATCCCACCCGAGGACGTGGACGTCAACGTGCATCCGGCCAAGGCCGAGGTGCGATTCCGACGCGGCGGCGAAGTCTTCAGCCGCGTATCGGCCACCGTGCGCCGCGCCCTGACGGCCGGCGGCGCGGTGACGCCCGCGCGAGTGGACGAGCCCATCCTGGACCAGTTCTATCTGCCGACCGGCGCCATGCCCTGGGACGGGAATCCGCCACCGGCCCCGCGCAACCTGCCCGGCGAGCCGCCGGGGGAGCCGCAGCCGGAGGCGGACGCCAATGGCGGCGGACAGCTTCGCTCGCCCGTGCCCCGCGCGCTGGGACAGATCGATCACACCTACATCGTGGCCGTCGGTCCCGCCGGTGTGTACCTGATCGACCAGCACGCCGCCCACGAGCGCATCCTCTACCACCAGTTGGGCCAGACTGGCGCCAATTCCAGCCAAGCCTTGCTCGACCCGGCGCCGGTCACGCTCTCGGCTCCGGCCTCCGAGTGGGTCGGCGATCACCTGGCGGATCTCGCGGCGTTGGGCGTCGACGTGGAGCCGTTCGGCACGAATGCCTGGCTGGTGCGCCGAGTGCCCGCGACCGGACGGGCCATCGACGCGGCGGCCTACTTGTCTGCCGTGGTCGACGAAGCGCGCGAGGCGCCCACCGGCCGGCGCGTGGTCACCGAGCAGCTGCGCTGGTCCGCCGCGTGCCACGCGGCGGTGAAAGCCGGCGACCAGCTCGCCATCGACGAGATGCAGGCGGTCGTCGAAGGACTGGAGCGCTGCGATCTGGGCCTCACCTGCCCGCACGGCCGCCCCACCATGATCCTGCTCACGCGCGACCTGCTCGATCGGCAGTTCGGCCGCGGCTAGCGCAGGCCGCGGGCGGGTCTGAGACCCGCCCCTACCGAGCAAAGTGTGGGCGCGAGAATCCCGTAGGGGCGGGTTTCAAACCCGCCCGCACGTGCCGCCGGCAAGTGTGGCCGCGTGTCGCACAAGCCGAGACGCCCAGCGTCGCGTAGCATCACCGACGGATTCGAAGACTTTCACCCTGGGGGGTCCACATGCGGCTAGCCGACAAGGTGGCAATCGTGACCGGCGGCGCCAAGGGGATCGGACGAGGCATCGCGACGGCGTTCGCCGCCGAGGGGTGCCGCGTGATCATTGCTGACATCGACGCGGTGACCGCCGCCGAAACCGTGGACGAGATCCAGTCCGCCGGCGGGCAGGCGGAGTTCCAGTCCACCGACGTGCGCCTGCCCGCGGACATCGAGCAGACCATCAAGCGCACAGTCGACGCCCACGGCCGGCTGGACGTAATGGTCAACAACGCCGGCTGGCACCCGCCGGCCACAACCATCGACGAGACTTCGCTGGAGCTCTTCGAATCTCAGCTCACGCTCAATCTCACGAGCACCTATCTCGGCAGCAAATTCGCCGTGCCGCATTTGCGCCGGACCAAGGGCAACATCATCAACACGGCCTCCCTGGTGGGCGTCGTGGGGCAGACGCTGGCCGCGGCCTACGCGGCCTCCAAGGGCGGCCAAGTCGGCTTCACCAAGGCCCTGGCGGTCGAACTCGCGCCGCAGGGCGTGCGGGTGAACTGCATCTGCCCCGCGGGCGTCGACACGCCGCTGCTGTGGGAGTGGGCCAACACCCTCGACGACCCGGCGGCGGCCGCGCGGTCGGTAGACGCGCTGCACCCGCTGGGCCGCATGGCGCAGGCGGCGGAGATCGGCCGTGCCGCGCTCTTTCTCGCGAGCGAGGACGCGTCGTTCGTCACCGGCCACGCGCTGGTCGTGGACGGCGGCGCCACACTGGACTATTCGCCGGCCCAGTACTCGGCCTGATGGGTCCGGTCGCGGCGCCAACGTCTCCCGCCTAGAACCGCTCCGTCCGAACGCCCAGCTGCGTCCGGGAGAGATAAGGCGTGCATCCCGGCTGCCCTTGAAACTCGGCGAAGTGGGCCGGAATCTCACCGCCGGCGTCCTCGATCGCCAATCCGAGCAGTCGCTCCACGACGTCGGGATGCTGACTCGCCAGGTTGTTCGTGAGGTCCGGATCGTCCTGCACCCGGTACAGCAGCGGCTCCTCGCCCCAAATCGTGGCGTTGCACCACCAGGTGTCGTCGATCACCGTGACCAGCGGACCCCACGCCACCGTCGCGTGGCTGCGAGCGGACGACCCCTCACCCGTCAGCAGCGTCCCCAGGTCCGCCCCGTCGACATCGGGCGCCAGACCTCCAGCAGCCAGAATCGTCGCCGCCACGTCGGTGTTCATCACCAGGTCGTCGCAGGTCGTGTCACGCCCGGCGCCGTCCGGCGACCGGATCAGCAGCGCCAGGTCGGCCACCGCGCGGGTCAGGGGATGCCCCTGCTTGCTCACCAGGCCCTTGTCGCCGGGATCGAATCCCAGGTTGTGTCCGTGATCTGAGACGACGATCACCAGCGTGTCGTCCAAGCGGCCGCTGAACTTCAGTGCCTCGAAGAAATGGCCGAACCAGCGGTCGCACAGCGTCACCTCGCCGGCGTAGTTCGCCTGGCAGCGCTCCAGCTCGCGCGCCGTATACATCCCCTCGTGCGGCGCATAGAGCGACTGGATGATGTCCGCCGTGTCGTCCTCGACATCGTCGTACATGCGCCGGTAGTTCTCCGGCGGCTCCCACGGCTCGTGCGGATCGAACGAGTCCACCACCAGGAAGAACCGCTCCGCGTCCTGGTTTTCATAGATCCAGCGGCTCGCGCTGCGAAAGAGTCGCGCCGGGTAGTAGTCGGCCTCGTCCTGGCGGAATTGGTTGTTCAGCAGGTACTGCCGGAAGAACTCGGTGCGCTGGTGCACCGGCGGGAACCGCTCGGGGACGTGATGCCGGATGGCGCCGGGCGGCAGCGCCGGTCCCGAGCGAAATCGGTCGGTCTCCTGGCCGCGAATCCAGTCCCACTCGTCGAACCCGCGGTGGAAGTTCTTGGACGGCTTGAACTGGTGATAGCAATCCGTCAGCAGCGCCGTGCGGTATCCCACCTCCCGCAGCCGCTCCGCCACCGTGTCCTGCTCCTCGGGAATCGGCCCCCATCCCGGCGCGCCAATAAAGTCGCCCTTCAAGGTGCGGTGACCATGAAACGGATAGGTTCGCAAGCCCGTGTGCACGGCGCGTCGGAACGGCAGCGTCGGCAGCGACTCTGGATAGGCCCGCGTGAACCGCACCGACTCGCGCGCGAGGGCATCCAGGTGCGGGGTCGAGATCCACTCGTTGCCATAGGCCCCGAGATGGTCCTTCCGCAGCGTGTCGAAGATCACCAGCACGATGTTCATAAGTGACGAGGCCCTTGCCGCCGTGAGCCAGGCGAGCGGGAAGCTGACCGGCGGATCGTAGCCCAGCGGCGCACGAGGTCGCCGGCCGATGTTTGGCTACTCGCCCTGCGCCTCCCGGGTGAGTGTGAGCAGATTCTCCAGCAGGCAATAGACCGTCAGCGGCCCCACGCCCCCGGGCACCGGCGAATAGGCCGAGGCGACTTCGGCCACACCGTTCGCATCCACGTCGCCTTTCAGACCTTCGGACGTGTAGGTGGCGCCCACGTCGATGACCACCGCGCCCGGCTTCACGTGCTCGCGGGTAATCAGGCCGGGATGCCCCACGCACGTGACCAGCACGTCGGCCTGCGAGGTTACCGCCGCCAGATCGCGAGTCCGCGAGTGGCAAAGGGTCACGGTCGCGTCGCGCGCCAGCATCAGCAACGCCACCGGCTTGCCCACGCCGCGGCTGCGGCCCACGACCGCCACCGGACGCCCGGCCAGCGGGATTTCGTAGTACTCCAGCAGGCGCAGAACCGCCGTCGCCACGCCCGGCGCCAGCTCGGATGCGCCTGCCAGCACCGCGCCGATGGCGGCGCGAGTAATCCGGTCCACATCCTTCGAGGGCGGAACCGCGGCGACAATGGACGCAGTGTCCACCGACGACGGAAGTGGCAGCGCCAGGATTATTCCCTGGATCTGCTCGTCCGCCCCGAGCCGCTCCACGAGCCCGACGGCCTCGGCGGTCGTCGACGCTTCGTCGAGCAATTGTTCGGCGACTGGCACGCCAACGCGGCGAGCGCCGCGCGAAACCTGCCGGGCGTAGGCGGCCCCGGCGGGATGGGTCGCGCACCGAACGAAGGTTAGGGCGGGCAGCTTGGCGAACTGCGTGAGTTCCGCGGCAAGCGACGCCCGCAGCGCCCGAGCCGGCTCCCGGCCCGTCAGCGCCGTCACGATCGCAACTCCGCCAGGACGCCGTCCGCGGCAGCGTCGGCACGCGCCAGTGCGTCGCGAAAACGCTCGCAACTGCGCTCCAGCGCAGCGCGCGCGGCGTCGTCGGCGACCGAGCCGATATTGGCGGCGATGTTCATCTCGCAGATGCGCATGGCGCCGCGCGCCAGCGCCGCGCCGGCGGCGGCATCGCAGCGCACGTTCGGATTGGCCTCGGAAATGGCGGCGCCGGAAAGCTCGATCACCTCGAGCGCCAGCT
It includes:
- the mutL gene encoding DNA mismatch repair endonuclease MutL — protein: MSIRRLPPDIASKIAAGEVIERPASVVKELIENAIDAGAGRVTVEVHEGGLSFIQVTDDGHGIASDQLELAVERHSTSKLRTVDDLSRIRTLGFRGEALASIAAVAELTIASVTGAGSPGHRVTACDDAIIESTPHGGPVGTQVTVRALFRSIPARRQFLRAERTELGHVMDAVTHAAIGHPSVAFRLLDGERERLRTPGTGDLRATLVAIHGQSVVKELIELPPGETLGIDGFVSQPHVQRSTRRDISLFVNGRWVGDRLLAGAISDAYQGLLPSRRYPVVVLRLEIPPEDVDVNVHPAKAEVRFRRGGEVFSRVSATVRRALTAGGAVTPARVDEPILDQFYLPTGAMPWDGNPPPAPRNLPGEPPGEPQPEADANGGGQLRSPVPRALGQIDHTYIVAVGPAGVYLIDQHAAHERILYHQLGQTGANSSQALLDPAPVTLSAPASEWVGDHLADLAALGVDVEPFGTNAWLVRRVPATGRAIDAAAYLSAVVDEAREAPTGRRVVTEQLRWSAACHAAVKAGDQLAIDEMQAVVEGLERCDLGLTCPHGRPTMILLTRDLLDRQFGRG
- a CDS encoding glucose 1-dehydrogenase, with product MRLADKVAIVTGGAKGIGRGIATAFAAEGCRVIIADIDAVTAAETVDEIQSAGGQAEFQSTDVRLPADIEQTIKRTVDAHGRLDVMVNNAGWHPPATTIDETSLELFESQLTLNLTSTYLGSKFAVPHLRRTKGNIINTASLVGVVGQTLAAAYAASKGGQVGFTKALAVELAPQGVRVNCICPAGVDTPLLWEWANTLDDPAAAARSVDALHPLGRMAQAAEIGRAALFLASEDASFVTGHALVVDGGATLDYSPAQYSA
- a CDS encoding sulfatase; the protein is MNIVLVIFDTLRKDHLGAYGNEWISTPHLDALARESVRFTRAYPESLPTLPFRRAVHTGLRTYPFHGHRTLKGDFIGAPGWGPIPEEQDTVAERLREVGYRTALLTDCYHQFKPSKNFHRGFDEWDWIRGQETDRFRSGPALPPGAIRHHVPERFPPVHQRTEFFRQYLLNNQFRQDEADYYPARLFRSASRWIYENQDAERFFLVVDSFDPHEPWEPPENYRRMYDDVEDDTADIIQSLYAPHEGMYTARELERCQANYAGEVTLCDRWFGHFFEALKFSGRLDDTLVIVVSDHGHNLGFDPGDKGLVSKQGHPLTRAVADLALLIRSPDGAGRDTTCDDLVMNTDVAATILAAGGLAPDVDGADLGTLLTGEGSSARSHATVAWGPLVTVIDDTWWCNATIWGEEPLLYRVQDDPDLTNNLASQHPDVVERLLGLAIEDAGGEIPAHFAEFQGQPGCTPYLSRTQLGVRTERF
- a CDS encoding bifunctional 5,10-methylenetetrahydrofolate dehydrogenase/5,10-methenyltetrahydrofolate cyclohydrolase; translated protein: MTALTGREPARALRASLAAELTQFAKLPALTFVRCATHPAGAAYARQVSRGARRVGVPVAEQLLDEASTTAEAVGLVERLGADEQIQGIILALPLPSSVDTASIVAAVPPSKDVDRITRAAIGAVLAGASELAPGVATAVLRLLEYYEIPLAGRPVAVVGRSRGVGKPVALLMLARDATVTLCHSRTRDLAAVTSQADVLVTCVGHPGLITREHVKPGAVVIDVGATYTSEGLKGDVDANGVAEVASAYSPVPGGVGPLTVYCLLENLLTLTREAQGE